From Fusarium musae strain F31 chromosome 8, whole genome shotgun sequence:
aaaAGCGATTTATATCTTCCTCGACGGTATCGATGAGGCGGACTCTGCTGGAGTCGAGGAACTACTCCAGCAAATGGGTTCGGATGATGAGTCTGACAAGAGACCCAAGCATGTCACGCTCCAAGTTGCTCTTATTGGAAGAACGTACATGACCGAGACTGTTACGTATACACTCGATCCAGGAAATAGGGGAACTCAAGTCATCACAACCCTTCACGTCACGCCCGATCGCAACGCCGAGGATGTCAAGTTGTACATCGAGAATAGCGTCTGGCACCTTCGTAACCTGAGCCGCACACCTCCCGACTTTCGACAAAAGATTATTGATGCCATGATTAAACAAGCCGACGGTCTTTTCATTCTCGCAAAGTTCATGCTGGAAGATATCAGTCGTAAGCGGCATCCTCAGAGTATCCTCACCAGTCTGCAGTCCTATCCCAAGGAGATCAACGGTATCATTGGACAAACCCTCAAGAACCTTTCGGAGACACTATATGAAGACCAGACAAGGGATCTGAACGAAATGCTCCAGTGGGTCGCGTGTGCAGAAGAAGTCCTGTCGCTCGAGCAATTAGAAGCAGTCCTCATCATGCGCTTCGGGGATCCTCCTTTCCACCTCGAAGAAACTCTACGCGGGCAATACGCATGTTTTTTCGAACTCGAGCGCGAAGACGGTTTGACAACTGACGATCTCATTCGAGAGCATGAGAAGCAACAGCGTATTAAGAACGGCGATCTCGGCTCCGGAAGGCGTTCAAGTTCAGCGAGTCGTCCAGGATCAGGACGAAGTGGAAGTCCTAAGAGCCCAACAGTTTTCGGTCGAAGCCCTGATCTTGGTCGAAACTTATCTCCTCTGCGTCGTACGAGCCCGATTCAGGCTTTGGGTCCTGGGCGAGTTAGCCCTGGACGTGGTGTGAGTCCAGCTGCTAACTCCGACCTTTTTGACCCCATGAGTGAAATGGACTTCCGATCGAGCAAGAAAAATACGTGGATCACTTTCTTCCACTCTTCCGTCAAGGAATTCTTCAGTACACAAAACTCTTCAAAGCTTGGTGCGGGCATTGGCTTCGATCCTCTCATTTCGCGCATTCACATCCTCAGGACTTGTCTGTCCATCTTCACTAACAAAACCGCCTTTGAGAAATACCGGCTCAGCGCTAGCGGTCGAGAATCCATGAAGCAGTACGCCGCGTGGTACTGGCAGGAGCATTTGGCTGTTCTAGATCCCGCGACAGTACCTGCACCTGAGAAGAAAGAGCTTGGAGGGTATGTGCACAAGATGCTCACTGATGAGAACACCATTCTCGATTGGACTCTTATgtatgagaagaatgacgaGGGTCTCGATGTCCTTACAGATGCCAACATGAAAGGTCTCAAGCGATGGATGGGTGATCCCGATGTCCAATCCTCTCTCAGCCCTGAAGCTCGAGAATGGGCCAGCAAAGGCGTCAAAGAAACCCCCGGTATCTTCAAGCCCATCGGAGATCTCTACGCTCGAGCGTGGCTCTCAGAAGACTTCAAGAAATACATTCCCACCCTCTTCTGCTTCAAGATTGTCCAGTCCATCGCATTCATGCAAGAGGGCTACTCCTGGTCCGACTGCAACACTCACTGGACTGAGATCCCTGTCGAGAACCGGATCGTCAAGGCAGCAGAATGGGCAAAGATCCCAGAGAGTGCCCACTGGCATCGCCGTTTCGGAAGCACATATCTCACGAATGACATGCACAGCAAGGCGCTGGGTCATTATGACAAGGCTCTGGCTCTCGACAATAACAGTGTCGAGACACGTGGTCGCATCGCATACTGTCTTTCGCGTGACGGTCGCTTCAAAGAGGCTCTAGAGCAAACTCTCAAGTGTGAGGCGATTGAAGAGGAGAGTATCGCGAGCGGCAAGCTCGATGAGCAAGCCTTGAAGAGCTGCAAATGGCGTCTGTACAAGGATCACATTCTCATCGCCACTTGCTACGAAGAACTCCACAAAGTCGACCAAGCCCTCGAGTACTTCCTCAAGGCGATGAAGAGCGCTAAAGTGGTCGGTCTGGATCGCAAAGAATGCAAGGAATATTTTGAGCCTGAACTCGGGTACCTCGAGCTAGTGGCCACAGAGAACCGCCATGAAGCTGTCATTCAGTTCCTTAAACAACTCTCGGAAGAGGTTACTGACTCAGAACACAAGCGTACAAGACTCGTTGACTTTTTGCTTGAGTTTCATAACAAACCTCTTGTCATAGACTGGATCCCCAAGGCAGCCAGCAAAGTCGGTGAAACAGACTTCATTTACgagtctcttctcttcacgaTTGAGGTCGCGACCGCAACTCGCGATCCGCTCAAGGCGCTGTATCTTCGTCTCGCACTTGGCGCAACGTACACGTATAGTCGCGATATTGATTCTGCGCTGGACTTGTTCGAAGGTATAACGCAACTTGGATACCGACCTCGTGGTAACGTTCCCACACGACAGGCTTATGCTCTCGCATTCCAGAAGCTTGCGTCCCTGTACAAAGAGCGTATTCTTCATGCCGGCTTGAGAACGCCTGAAGCAGACACTTggcttgaagatcttgacaagatcaagcagaAGCAAAGTCGGCATCAGAACCATGACATGCCGATCGAGATGGTTGGTTCAGACGTCAACATCGCAGCCATCTACATGATCCTCTTCAATCGCCTCCTCGGTCGAAGTTCTTCCACAGACCGCGATCTTCGGCAACTCATCAATGACAGTCTTGACATTCTCTCTGACGATGATGTCCAAAATGACGAATACGCCCTGGATAACCTCCTAGGCCTCTTCATTGCCGCCGACGACATCGAAAACGCTCTCGCCCTCAGCCAGTCCATGCGCAAAGTCGATCCCAAGGTCTTCACCTCGACTCCAGAAGACTCACCCGTTCTTTCACGCATCGAGCCTAAACTCCCAGAGATTCAGACGATGCGTCAAAACTGCGCCCAATGTCTAGATCTAATCCCTCCTTCAGACGAGTACTACATCTGCGAGTACTGCATGGAGACGTATGATGCAAAGTGTATGGCTGTTATCAAGGGCGAAGGGAACAAGACGAGCGATCATAGAGATGATTTGATCTGTAGGAGTGATCATCAGTGGTTTACTGTGCCCCCGTTGGGAAGAGTATTGCACAGGGGAGAGATATTGTTGGTGAATGGCAAGGTAGCGAGTTTCAACGAGTGGAAGGCCGGGTTAGAGCAGAAATGGGGGAGGCAGAAGTAGATGGAATGGAATAAGCACGCAGGTATGAGAAATGAAGCATCAGTGGAGTTGGTCAGCATTTAGATGAAGTGTTACTGTAGAGGTTAAGCTATCATAGGAAAACACATAAACTTCTACTCGCAATGCATATACTCACAGGCCTACACAGTTTCAAGACGTTTCGCTTCTTCCCTCCATCTCAAAACACAGTGATTCAAAATGCTTTATAACAGCTTCCGGTGTCGGTAGAATCCTTGGTGCGACGTGCGTTGCCTTGTCTGGTGTCGGCTATCCTAAAGGACTGCCATACTTCATCACCCTCTTGATCCAAGTATTCTGTCAATGACGGAATCACTGCTGTATGATCGCCTAAACAGTAAGAGATCTTCTTCACACTCATCTCCTGTGTTTCTAGAAGTTGGCAAAAGGAGGGAATGTGTATGCCAATCTCCAGGGGCCCGAATCTCCATGCATCGTAAGCTGGAGAAGCACCAAGAGCAAAACACACAAGGCCCAAGGCCTCGCATCTAAAACGAAGTATTGCAAGCACCTCCCCAACTGAGGCTACTATCTTCTCAATTTTTATACCCACATCTTCCATCATTTTGCGCGTGATTCGCAGGCCTTTCAGCTGAAATTCTCGAATGTACGGCCGAGTGTCGAATAAAACGAGGAGTGACGTGTATTCGAGGTTCCTTacgatgaagaagttgcTTGATGCCCTCGGGATCCATTGGGCTATCGCCCGCGCCTTGGGTGATATTGGTTTATAAGAGCTCATCGAACGATCCAAGGCAACGAATGAACCTTGTCCACCGTTGTGCCTGGTGGGCGAGGCACTAGATGATGTTGGCAGCATCTTTTCCAGCCGGCAAAGAGCTGTATGTTGGTAGGAGCTTTGACTCTGTAGCCATATTGGAAGTTGTGTACATCAAAGGCCCTCGCGATTTTCTGTTCAAAGTGTGCGCAGCTTCTTACAACGCGAATCTGCCTGTCGAGATCAGACAACGGAGCCTTTATCAGGTCGACATAAGGGTCCCCCCGTCAGCTCCAACCTTTTGTATTTATCGGTGTCTGAAACGTGCTTGATCTTCTGATCACGTCCATGAAGATGGCCGCCTTGGTGGTATGGCTCCGAGAGCTGGTGACAATTTACAGATTTTACAGATTATGTCCTATGggaaataagctatattgtTCTCAGACAACAGACACGCCACACGTATGCAAGCCGTAAGCGTCTTTCCGGGATTATTCATGGCTGTCTCATAAATAAACAAGATCTAGGCCGTGGTTAGAGCAATGCGTGTATCCGTAGCCTCGAACGTGCGccgaggttgaagttgacTTGGGCCGTGATATGCCGACTCAATAACACCCGACGGGTTGGAACTTAACAACGGCgtaattttagtttaattcTGAAATTAACTGCAGCCTTCCCTTACGTAGCACTCCTTGTTGGATTTGTTACTAAAATAAGGAGGCATCCGTGGCTGTTTCAACGGATTGCTCCCGGTGCCCAAGCATATGCGGAGTACTCCATAACTCGCCCGCGTCCAGCAGCCAACCACTGTAGTTGCACTTACACTACAGCGACATCGGCGCACGTGTAAATTACAACAGCTCCCATCTGTGCCAAAAGTGACGAAATCCATCCCGTCCCACGCCCAAAAAAAAGTTCCCATTCccgtcaacaccaacattgCCTGCAGACCATAACCGGGCAGGACAGCAATCATGGCGTCGACAACACAAACAagcgaaaagaagaagcagcccAGTCCCTTGCGATCCATCATCGCTGGATCGACTGCCGGCGCCATTGAGATTGGTATGCTCACACGACATGACTCCGAAGATGTAGCTAACCAAGCTGTCGTATAGCTATTACCTACCCCGCTGAGTGTACGTTCCTTACCCGTCAAGCCGATGCGGACCTACAATACTGATTTGGTGTAGTTGCAAAGACAAGGTCGCAGTTAAACAGACGGTTAGCTGAAGGACAGAAGCTCCCTTGGCCGCCTTTCGGCAAGCAGTGGTATGCTGGATGCACCACTCTCATCATTGGCAACGCAGCCAAGGCTGGAATTCGTATGCCGCTTCACGAGTTTACATGTGTCGCATTGACTAACAAGGGCCAGGATTCGTTGCGTTTGATCAGTACAAGGCGCTTCT
This genomic window contains:
- a CDS encoding hypothetical protein (EggNog:ENOG41) produces the protein MAVHKDKDTAEAQFAQILDDASKLYSSDSKDKLGDFLNPPINNVTDLIKQVDKQNDQFTKFREKRQSIFSAMAACLTPVEVIGEIVSGAAADSFAPAEGIFGAVAYLIGAARDVSSAYDTIVELFEHLKDFTSRLDVYVQYKMGNALRNKVVTILAQLFEVFVLAAKEVRRGRFKAYFRTVFGKGTPVQEALDKLKALNIGEERQVLADTYGGVNKLNLTTENMQSKLEEMNQTMMQMRSEGRERTIAAHQDKLKEILDPSPFPEDFFAMFNKSRAESTGDWILTDGGFKAWLDKKTNFLWITGAAGTGKSYLTTRLVSWGTEHISRLAYFYFRDNNPETRSVLQALRDLAYQLSESDPFYAKQLLKNLRSIDEIRTIPSAYRKLFVQPFQQEEQQKAIYIFLDGIDEADSAGVEELLQQMGSDDESDKRPKHVTLQVALIGRTYMTETVTYTLDPGNRGTQVITTLHVTPDRNAEDVKLYIENSVWHLRNLSRTPPDFRQKIIDAMIKQADGLFILAKFMLEDISRKRHPQSILTSLQSYPKEINGIIGQTLKNLSETLYEDQTRDLNEMLQWVACAEEVLSLEQLEAVLIMRFGDPPFHLEETLRGQYACFFELEREDGLTTDDLIREHEKQQRIKNGDLGSGRRSSSASRPGSGRSGSPKSPTVFGRSPDLGRNLSPLRRTSPIQALGPGRVSPGRGVSPAANSDLFDPMSEMDFRSSKKNTWITFFHSSVKEFFSTQNSSKLGAGIGFDPLISRIHILRTCLSIFTNKTAFEKYRLSASGRESMKQYAAWYWQEHLAVLDPATVPAPEKKELGGYVHKMLTDENTILDWTLMYEKNDEGLDVLTDANMKGLKRWMGDPDVQSSLSPEAREWASKGVKETPGIFKPIGDLYARAWLSEDFKKYIPTLFCFKIVQSIAFMQEGYSWSDCNTHWTEIPVENRIVKAAEWAKIPESAHWHRRFGSTYLTNDMHSKALGHYDKALALDNNSVETRGRIAYCLSRDGRFKEALEQTLKCEAIEEESIASGKLDEQALKSCKWRLYKDHILIATCYEELHKVDQALEYFLKAMKSAKVVGLDRKECKEYFEPELGYLELVATENRHEAVIQFLKQLSEEVTDSEHKRTRLVDFLLEFHNKPLVIDWIPKAASKVGETDFIYESLLFTIEVATATRDPLKALYLRLALGATYTYSRDIDSALDLFEGITQLGYRPRGNVPTRQAYALAFQKLASLYKERILHAGLRTPEADTWLEDLDKIKQKQSRHQNHDMPIEMVGSDVNIAAIYMILFNRLLGRSSSTDRDLRQLINDSLDILSDDDVQNDEYALDNLLGLFIAADDIENALALSQSMRKVDPKVFTSTPEDSPVLSRIEPKLPEIQTMRQNCAQCLDLIPPSDEYYICEYCMETYDAKCMAVIKGEGNKTSDHRDDLICRSDHQWFTVPPLGRVLHRGEILLVNGKVASFNEWKAGLEQKWGRQK